The Capsicum annuum cultivar UCD-10X-F1 chromosome 3, UCD10Xv1.1, whole genome shotgun sequence genomic sequence GAGAGAAGAAATTGAGAGGCTGAAAGAAGAGAGCAGAGTTCAGCAGGAGCTTCTAGTgcagaaagatgaagagaaaagagAGGTCATCAGGCAGCTCAGTTTAGCTATGGATTTGCTGAGGGATGAAAACATTATGCTGAGGAAGAGTGCTACTAAGGCATCGTCTCCAAAGAAGGAAAACATCATTGAGCTCAAGACATTAAAAGAGGGGTTCCGGAAACCATTATCTCCGAAgaatgaaaacaacattgagctCAAGACATTCAAGGAGGGGTTCTGGAAGAGGCTCTTCAATTGATCTCCTTAGTCAGAGACTACAGTTGATCATTCCGCAGTCTAGTTGTTGTGCAATATTGCTTCATTCTTTTTAGTCTTCTTGTTGTCCAGAAGCAGTGTAATATATGTAGGATTCGCAAGTACTCTTTCATTTGCTGTTCAGTACTCCTATGTTATTCTTGATGTTATTATTGGTCTGACCCGACAGTATAGTGCTATATATAAAGTATTGAATTTCAGTTCTAAATTCATCTTTTGGATACACTACCACAATCAGTTATGTATGCCTACAGAATGTGTACGTCTACACAATAAAGTAGTGGAACTAGGATTTTAAACAAGGGATGTCAAAATATGAACAAGTAATATATGAAGATATCACGGGGATTCAACAACAGCATACCcaatgaaatcccacaagtggggtctggggagatcGAGGGAATTCAACACAGTAAATATATGCAATTCTTTTTTACCCATCTACACAATGTAATTTCCAGTCGCGAAGGGGTCAGTTGACATCCCTTGAGTACATGTGGCTCCGCGATTGCATATACGTCCTTAATGAACTACATTATACTCATTCAACAAAAGAACCAGAATCAGATCTTGAGACAAACTAAAGAAATCGTGCTTATTCCCTTCCGATTTATTTGTCAACTAATCTAGCAACAAAAATGTGATACAAATCAGAAATGAAGCCTAACAAAATTACACAACAGAAACAAGATGACAGAGTATAGTACATTAATATATCAAAACAGAGGGGAAAAGAGTGAAACTTCTGAAGTACCTCACAAGATCGCACAACCAAACATCTTTGAGCCTTCACACACCGAGGAGTTGAGTAAACCAAGATGATATCAAACACAAGACCAGCATTGTACACAGAGATGACAACAAAGGAACAGCAGAAGAAACCGGCAAAGACTCAGTAGGCGAAAACGGCATATAAATAGGTCCAGGAGCAATCATAGCATCAGGGTTAGGAGGGCTAGGACTAGAAGGAATTAAGGGTAGTGAAGAATCAGTAGGAGCAAGCTCAGAGCCACCTGGTGAAGGGAAAAGAGGACTTATATCAGGAGAAAGAGTAGGTGAAAATGAAGGTGGATTTGGTAACAATGCAGGTGCAGCTGAAATAGCAGAAGCTGGTACATTTAACAAAGATGTTTTGTGCAAGGCTAGTGATGAAGTAAAAAATTCTTGGCATGCCAAGAATATAACAagccaaatcaagaaaaatctagTAGAAACTGAAGTGGAAGCCATTAATGTTAACAGTTTTGGAATGAAAGGAGTACTAGGGAGTTGGTATTATGATTGAAGGATAATTGGAGAATGAGAGGGTGGGGATGAGAATGATAGGTGGCAGAAATTAATTGGGAAATGGTCTGAGGAACATCTTAACATGTGAGTAGGGGCCGGACTAGCTAGGGTCAAGGGGTTCATCTCACCTTCCTTCAGCGAAAAATTCATTGGATATACAATTTTAAATGGTTTGGGGAACAACTTTACGTATATATAGTAAATGTTGAATCCTTTGGTTTCTTCGTGTATTTATTATTTCGTATTTTTGATTCTGGCacatgttttttcatatttttgaaatgGAAATTCTATTTCAGCTGCAtgctttttcatatttttgaatcccttaaaaAAATTTCTGAATTCGTCACAGCATGTGGGGTTATATAAGAGGACAAGGATTGGTGAATGGAAATATTAGTATAGAAACACACGAGGTTGTATAGGTTGCTTGTGTCCTTTTCTTGTGGCTTTTTCCTGCCAACCATTGTTCGTCCGTGAGATTCTTGTATCTGACATGTGAACCCCTTCATTACCCCCCTTCCCCTCCccctccaccccacccccaacaattaattttaatgattttagttttgattaaGAGTTTGAATACTATAGTCTATACGTTGAGGGGTACTTGAAGTGGTACTGACCAAATTTATCGAAGGCATAATTGTTACTGTCTAATAAGAGGGAAAGATGGAATAAGAAGCACAAACTCTGTGATGGAACAAGAAGCACACAACTCCGTCATCGTGTGTGCTTCATGTATATTTAATTTGAATGAGGTCAAATTGGTCATTTGAGATAGTACTAATTGCTGCTTTTGATTGTACAAAGTGCAAAATTGATGTTTATGACCACAAAATGAGAAGCTGCTCAAGAGGCTTTCACTCAATTGTCATGTGTGTCCATCTTTTATAGTATTGGACCATGAGATATTTATGTACTAGCGGGGAAAAACATTTgctagcacgggcccaatattataaaaagaagggcaaaattcagaaatagtatACTTAACCATTTAATTATGAGATTTATAGCAACACTCTTATAATTGCATATTATAACAacttttgatatgtatttttgcaaagtgttgctataaaaatacaaatacaattgtttTTACTGCATTAATTATCTGATCTAGATATGGTAATAATTCcataaa encodes the following:
- the LOC107863976 gene encoding classical arabinogalactan protein 26, with the translated sequence MASTSVSTRFFLIWLVIFLACQEFFTSSLALHKTSLLNVPASAISAAPALLPNPPSFSPTLSPDISPLFPSPGGSELAPTDSSLPLIPSSPSPPNPDAMIAPGPIYMPFSPTESLPVSSAVPLLSSLCTMLVLCLISSWFTQLLGV